The nucleotide window ATTGCCGGGCCCACTGCGTTGGGCCCAAGCCGGGCTTGTGCCAGGGCTGATCGGCGCGGCGGCGCAGATCAGCGTGCGGGATCAGGTGTCAGCGCGGAGGTCCGGGCAGTGCGCGCTGGGTCCAGGCATGTTGCACCGTACGGCCCAGCCGTACGTCGCCGCCGCGGTCGGCGGTGAAGACCCGCGAACCGGGCGGTGCGGCACGACTGGCTGCCAGCAGGTCGGACAACTCCTGCACCTGCCGCTGCAACTGCTCGATCTCGTTCTCCATGGTCAGGATCCGGCGAATGCCCTCAAGGTTGATGCCCTCGTCCTGACTCAGCCGCTGGATCAGCCGCAACCGAGCCACGTCGCGCGGCGAATACCGCCGACCACGGCCCCGGGTACGCCGCGGCGACACCAGGCCCATCCGGTCGTAGGTCCGCAACGTCTGCGGATGCATACCGGCCAGCTGCGCCGCCACCGAGATCACGAACAGCGGCGCGTCATGGTCGATCGGCTGAGGTAGCGGCGCAGACATCAGCTCGTCCTGGCTCTACTGGCCGATTGGGCCTTGGCGAACAGCGCCTGCCGAGGATTGCTGACACCGGCCGCGGTGGCGAAGGTGCCAAGCGCCTCCCGCGCCTGTTCGCTCAGCTCCTCCGGTACGACCACCTCGACAGTGACCAGCAGATCACCGTGGGTCCCGTCCCGTCGGCCGACACCCTTGCCGCGGACCC belongs to Microlunatus elymi and includes:
- a CDS encoding heat shock protein transcriptional repressor HspR — protein: MSAPLPQPIDHDAPLFVISVAAQLAGMHPQTLRTYDRMGLVSPRRTRGRGRRYSPRDVARLRLIQRLSQDEGINLEGIRRILTMENEIEQLQRQVQELSDLLAASRAAPPGSRVFTADRGGDVRLGRTVQHAWTQRALPGPPR